The following proteins are co-located in the Bacteroidia bacterium genome:
- the rfbD gene encoding dTDP-4-dehydrorhamnose reductase → MNILVTGASGQLGKSIQYVHQQKFAHLNILYADRNIINLTQPQTFDIFVSTHKIDVCINAAAYTAVDKAEQEINLATQINTNAVEQIAITCQRKNIRLIHLSTDFVFDGQKNTPYTETDATYPLNIYGRTKRNGELAIIENCENYIIIRTSWLYSPFGHNFFNTITRLGKEKKQLNVVYDQVGTPTYTIHLAEALLQICMHFPSSKGIFHYSNEGVCSWYDFAYQIVAMQNLDCQVLPILSAQYPTLAQRPAYSVLDKNKTKQTFNLSIPHWSEGLKECIALRNTINLLL, encoded by the coding sequence ATGAACATTCTCGTAACAGGAGCATCAGGACAACTCGGTAAATCCATACAATACGTGCATCAACAAAAATTTGCACATCTCAATATCTTATACGCAGATAGAAACATAATTAACCTCACTCAACCTCAAACATTTGATATATTTGTCAGTACGCATAAAATAGACGTTTGCATCAATGCCGCTGCTTACACTGCTGTGGATAAAGCAGAACAAGAAATTAACCTCGCCACTCAAATTAACACTAACGCCGTAGAACAAATAGCCATAACTTGCCAAAGAAAAAATATCCGACTAATACACCTTTCTACCGATTTTGTGTTTGATGGGCAAAAAAATACCCCCTACACTGAAACGGATGCTACTTATCCGCTCAATATCTACGGCAGAACAAAACGCAACGGCGAACTCGCCATCATAGAAAACTGCGAAAATTATATTATTATCCGAACTTCTTGGCTATACTCGCCCTTCGGACATAATTTTTTTAATACCATCACTCGCTTAGGCAAAGAAAAAAAACAACTTAACGTAGTCTATGACCAAGTAGGCACACCTACATATACAATACATTTAGCCGAAGCCCTCTTACAAATATGTATGCACTTTCCTTCTTCAAAAGGGATTTTTCATTACAGTAACGAAGGAGTATGCTCATGGTATGACTTTGCTTATCAGATTGTAGCGATGCAAAATTTAGATTGTCAAGTTTTACCTATTTTATCTGCACAGTATCCTACCTTAGCACAGCGACCTGCCTATTCTGTCCTTGATAAAAATAAAACAAAACAAACTTTTAACCTTTCTATACCACACTGGTCAGAAGGATTGAAAGAGTGTATTGCTTTGCGAAATACTATCAACCTTTTGCTTTGA
- a CDS encoding CBS domain-containing protein: MELYLDSVDFKEIDAALDLGIITGLTTTPTFMHRHGITDIDGAIVKLSEKVPLLHVEALGATADEIIKEAERLLALPLHSKCTLVFKIPISNEGVKACKKLSLQGQLVNVHLIYTLNQAYMAMEAGAAYVCPLVGRLHDQGHDAMKLIEDCVQTVEVYGYDTKVMVSSVRHAEHVRQAILLGAHACTVPWSVMQKLCDNTLTTLGIDQFFEHTRLMTIRVKEVIRPQNPTVTLKQTLLDAMVQMTDSKLGAVSVVDDFGKLVGIFTDGDIRRQLKEKGKSITEAKMSDFSYHPPITINADALLYEAVNLFRQHQIDNIIVTENNTPIGMLDIQDLVKLKLIG; this comes from the coding sequence ATGGAACTCTATTTAGATTCGGTGGACTTCAAAGAGATAGATGCCGCTTTGGATTTGGGCATCATCACAGGTTTAACGACGACGCCAACTTTTATGCACAGGCACGGCATCACAGATATAGATGGCGCAATTGTAAAATTATCTGAAAAGGTACCGCTACTTCACGTAGAAGCGCTGGGTGCTACCGCAGATGAAATTATCAAAGAAGCTGAACGGTTGTTAGCTCTACCTTTACATTCAAAATGTACCTTAGTGTTCAAAATACCAATTTCTAACGAAGGCGTAAAAGCATGCAAAAAACTTTCTTTGCAAGGGCAGTTGGTTAATGTACATTTAATTTACACGCTTAATCAAGCTTACATGGCAATGGAAGCAGGCGCAGCGTACGTTTGTCCATTAGTAGGTAGACTGCATGACCAAGGACATGACGCCATGAAACTTATTGAAGACTGCGTACAAACCGTAGAAGTTTATGGATACGATACCAAAGTAATGGTTTCTTCGGTAAGACACGCTGAACACGTAAGACAAGCCATTTTGCTTGGCGCCCATGCGTGTACCGTACCTTGGAGCGTTATGCAAAAACTTTGCGACAACACTCTTACTACGCTTGGCATAGACCAATTTTTTGAACATACTCGCTTGATGACTATCCGAGTTAAAGAAGTTATACGCCCCCAAAATCCTACTGTAACGCTTAAACAAACACTTCTTGATGCTATGGTCCAAATGACCGATTCAAAGCTTGGAGCAGTTTCAGTGGTAGATGACTTTGGCAAACTTGTGGGCATTTTTACAGATGGCGATATCCGTAGGCAACTTAAAGAAAAAGGTAAATCCATCACAGAAGCTAAAATGAGCGACTTTTCTTATCATCCGCCGATTACCATCAACGCTGACGCACTGCTGTATGAAGCTGTCAATCTATTTCGCCAACATCAAATAGATAATATCATTGTTACAGAAAACAATACACCAATTGGAATGTTGGATATACAAGACCTTGTCAAACTTAAATTGATAGGATAA